A window of Macrobrachium rosenbergii isolate ZJJX-2024 chromosome 15, ASM4041242v1, whole genome shotgun sequence contains these coding sequences:
- the LOC136846347 gene encoding uncharacterized protein codes for MSLSDPYERVSLTDPYERVSLTDLYERVSLTDLYERVSVTDPHERVSLTDPYERVSVTDPHERVSLTDPYESVSLTDPYERVSLTDPYEPVSLTDPYEPVSLTDPHERVSLTYPYEPVSLTDPHERVSLIDPYDRVSRSDP; via the exons atgag tctttctgaTCCTTACGAACGTGTCAGTCTTACCGATCCATATGAACGTGTCAGTCTTACTGATCTGTATGAACGTGTCAGTCTTACTGATCTGTATGAACGTGTCAGTGTTACTGATCCGCATGAACGTGTCAGTCTTACTGATCCATATGAACGTGTCAGTGTTACTGATCCGCATGAACGTGTCAGTCTTACTGATCCATATGAAAGTGTCAGTCTTACTGATCCTTATGAACGTGTCAGTCTTACTGATCCATATGAACCTGTCAGTCTTACTGATCCTTATGAACCTGTCAGTCTTACTGATCCACATGAACGTGTTAGTCTTACTTATCCTTATGAACCTGTCAGTCTTACTGATCCACATGAACGTGTCAGTCTTATTGATCCATATGACCGTGTCAGTCGTTCTGATCCATAA